AACTCTCTGACCCCCCCCCAAAGTCAGTTTTACCCAGGTTCCACACAATAAGTCACACTAATTCTGAGGTTAATTTTGCAATGCTCCCACCGCATTATTTACCCTAAACAGAACCATTTCCTTTCATGTTATTCAGGGTTTAATGGGGTGGCAGCGGCTCGGATTTTCTATAAACTGATGCTGAGGCTGGGATTTGGGGAATTCTACCTGCAGGGAGGAGACTGGGGCAGCCTCATCACTACATTATTGGCACAGATGAAACCAGAGTAAGTGACTTCATGCAACTACCAGGGCATTTGTGTTATAATGGCAGAGGAATGGATTGTTGCAAATGTATATGTTGGTGTGCTATAATACAGGTTAATAGTGATATTAAAAGCAGCAGTAATGGCCCTTAATTATGTCAGGGGTAATATTTTGCTGTAATGACCGGGATAATAGTGCATCATAATGGCAAGGGTAACAGGGTGTTGGGAGAAATGTCCTTTATGTAATGTGTATGGAGTTTACCCAGTGGTGTCACTAACTAGGATATCACACGTGTGTTATTACACTTGGGGATAAAGCCTATATATACATTGGCGGGGGTTTGTTTCTTGCTAGATGGAGCTCAGAGCTTTGAGGTTCAGATGTTCAAATCCTTTTTCAGATGTGTGACAGGTCTCCATTTGAATATGGCCTTTGTACCCAAGGGGGGCTTTGGTCAGACCATATCTCTGCTCCTGGGAAGATATGTACCTTGGCTGGTGGGCATGACGCGGGAAGATGTCAATCGCTTATATCCATATTTTGAGAAGAACGTCTACGCGTTGCTGAGGGAGTCTGGCTACATGCACATCCAGGCCACCAAGCCCGACTCTGTAGGTGAGAAATCTGCTAGATTGGCTTGTGGGCTTGTGCCAGCTCCATGGGTATTTGTATTTCTCAGCCTGTCTAATCCTTGTGGGCCCCACCCAGAGTCTTGTGTCTGGCGGTCAGTAGAACTAATGGGGTAGTAAAAATGAGTGGGGACTCCAAGCTTGTTCCTCTACAATAATAACAGGTTCTCAATGGCTTTGTGTCTATGATTCTTACAGCTTTCTTAAAGAATGTGATCCAATACCACAACCAAATATCATCTAAtcccatacatacatttttttcttttggcgtCTGCATTTTTCCCCCCACTAacctgaattttgataaatctgcccctaagtgacctTCCATATTCTCTGATTCCTTTTAGGCTCTGCTCTCAATGACTCTCCCGCCGGCCTGGCTGCCTACATTCTAGAGAAGTTCTCAACATGGACAGACCCAGAGTTCCGTAAACTTGAGGACGGTGGCCTTGAAAGGTCAGATTTGTTATTCCTGGAGGTGCTTCTCTGCAATGTGTGGTGTCACTTTTTTGGTAGTTTGTAGTGTAGCCCCACCCTAAAGCACAATGAGAGGATCATTCTAGGCAGGGAAGAAGATCAGGAGATTTATAATTGTACCTGCAGAGACAGAGGAGGAGTCTGTAGCCCCACCCTACATTACACTGGTGATGGAtcacttaaaagaacagtaacaccaaaaaagattaaaatgcattaaagtaattttaattataataatgaacTGTGTGCCTGCACTAgtgcaactggtgtgtttgcttcagaaacagtactacagcataaataaactgctgtgtagccattgggacaGCGATtcaaagctcaggttacacagcagataacagacgcACACTGTAAAATACCATTGtattatattacagagcttatctgttatcagctaagtaacctgtgccttttctcctttttcaggttGAATGGGtacccccatgactacacagcagcctattctTATAAagatagtagtctttctaaagcaaacacgtaACTTTTACTAAAGCAGGGCAACGGTACTGGATACTTAAATTACTTtataatgctttcattttttggtgttactgttcctttaaggaaaggaaGGGAAGGCAATAAGGAAATGAATTACTGTTTCTGCAGAAACGCGGGAGGGGAGAAGTCCGTAAATGTTTCTATTCAACTTAGGTGCGGGGGTCTGTAGCCCCACCCTATAGCAGCACACAGTGATGGGATGACTTCTGGCAGGATAGTTAATCAGTGGGCATGTTACTGTATTAGGCCAGAATAGTAGGGTGGAGTCTATAGCCCCACTATAGAGTGCAAAATGATGGTATGGTTAGAGAacataaaaatacagaatattgcTCCCCAAACCAAAATTTGGAACCTTGGGACTGAGATTTGTTGTTTGTGGTGCAGGAAATACTCCCTGGATGACCTTCTCACTAACATCATGATCTACTGGCTCTCAGGCTCCATCACCTCCTCTATGAGGTTCTACAAGGAGAACTTCACCCGAGACTTCCTCTACTCTCCAGCCAATACGTAAGGACCCCATGGGAAACAGTATAAGTATATTCTTATCTGATGTACCTGTACCAGTATTGGAACTTATTGGTTTCCTTGCATTACAGGATGGCTGTGCGTGTCCCCACAGGTATTGCTTCTTTCCCCTGTGAGCTGATGCACGTCCCACGCTCGTGGGCTAAGGGGAAGTTCAGAAACATTAGCAGCTACACATACATGCCACGCGGGGGGCATTTTGCAGCGCTGGAGGAGCCTGAGCTTCTTGCACGAGATATTCAGCACTTTGTGTTCAGGGTGGAGAAATTGGGGCAATAAGCTGTAAtcgacacaggtatgggacctgttctccaaaaaactcagataagggatctttctgcaatttggatcaccatacatctactaaaaaatcatttaaatattcaactagggatgcactgaatccggtATTTGGCCAAGAATTGGCTTTTacagtaggatttggattcagccaaatccaagtgatTGACTgtaccgaatccaaaaaaatcacgtaaattttcatcacacaaacaaggaagtcaaaaatgttttagttGCGTGGCACAAGCGGTTCTCTTTCCCCtttatttccctaatttacatatgcaaattagggtctggattcagttcagtattcacaAAGTATTCGAAATGCAtgggctatctatttagccagtttttattttcatactgaacaattcttttcaacccaataggattgtttcacatccaatataaattaattatttcttagcttggatcaagtacaagctactgtacttgatccaaactaagaaattaTTAATTGGATgtgaaaaggaaatcactttttaaaattttaattatttgattaaaaaggagtctatgggagattgccttcctgtaattctgagctttctgaataacgggttcctggataacgtatcctatacctgtactgtatattcctgtcaaATAAGCCCTGACTGCCTAAAGCTGGCCTTACACATTAAGATTTTATTCCTTGTACAATGAGCATTTGGATGGCGATTGTTCATTGTTTTTTGTAAAACTAACCATTCACATTTAAACTGTAGGATTAAAGTAAGAAAAAGAATTCAGACAATGTTGTGGCCATTAAtagacagacagcaatcatacgtaAGTTATGTCCTAGAGATAGTAGTGGCAATCACCCcatgatattgtcagataggcaatacatgcagagataataTCGTTATCCGACAGAAATCATCTACCCTGTTCGATCCACCAACGACTGATTGGCATGGTTTGAAAATTGTCGGAATGATTATTTGGGGCCCATGCATGGTCCGAAAAGCGTATGTAAAGTATGATTATATCTGCCAGCTTTACCCTAAGCTGCTTCATCTGCGCGCAACGTATTGGCGGCAGCTTTGGCTCCAATATCATTtggttattttattcaaataaagtgACAATGTTTTGCCTAATGACTGGCAGTCAGTCCATAGTGGCTGGAAAAATACTGTTTGTACTAATCTACCATAGAAGCCAATCAAGACTGGCACACCTATAGGCAGTATTCTTATTTAAGGGATGGCACAGGTAGGGGGCATATCCTAATTTAATCCCCACCCATAGCTGGCACACCTCTGGGCAGTATTTTTGTTAGCCCTACCCAAAGCTACCTCGGCTATTGGGCTAAGCACACAGAGGGCTGGCACAGCTATGGGGTGAGTCCTATTTCACCCCCTTCCCAGGGTTATAtagttaatttaggttgaaaaaaaaaaaaaaaactctccagACGGGGCCCACCACTTATAATTACTTTCCCTGCTGGTTAGAACGAGAAgttatctgtttttttaattacccaTTTTGCGGATCTGCAGTTTGCACCCCTTGGACATGCCTCGTGATAAACACTGTTTGTGCAGAGCCATAATTAATAGTTACTGGTACCTTTACCCTTATGACTCAATTCTAGTATCCCaacaccttgcttccatccaaagcagtCAATCCGTAAATCCGATGTGTAAGTGTGCATACTATAAATTGAAGAAATTCTGCTGCAAAAGGAgcctttattcacaaacacaacattttttcgAGCTTACTTGCTCTTTATCAAGCAAGGAAGCtctaaacatgttgtgtttgtaaataaaggCTCCTTTTGCAGCTGAATATCTGCGCTTTATTGTATCCACACCTACACATTATTATTGGTCACCTGCTTAAATAAGTCTCTGACTCCCCTCCCGAAATTTAGGTCACTCACAACAACCATGAGCTCCTGAGTAAGGATGTAGCAATGAAGTGGACGTTTGTGCTGACACATGTGGGGGGCTGCACAAACAATATCTGCATGGAAGGGGCATCAGGAAAAGCCTTACCTGCCCCTCATCACAAATACCAGGGTCTGAGGGGGCAACACAGCATCTAGACAAGCTGGGGGCCTCTGGGAAACAAGGGCTGTGGGGCTCGCACAGTACAAGTGACCACAATCACCAAAGGCCTCGCAACTATGGGGGGGGGCAACCAGTGGCACAGGGAACATTCATTGTGTAGAGGGAAGAATCCCCTAAATATTAGCAAATTTTGCCCAATGCTAAAATGACACAGTCAGCCACAAAGCTGAAAAGCAGATCCAGCTCCAACAAGCTTTTAGTGCCTGAACCCTTCCTCTTCTGGTTCTCCCCTGTGACGTTCTCCTTTGCAGTCTCCGGCTAGAAATTGTAGCTGAGCCAGTTACCGGTGTCCAGCTCTGACGCAGAATTAACTTGGACCTTTCCTGATGAGACTATTTAAATAACGGCCATGCGCTGGTGACCCTAAACATACTGTCCCCACAGGCCCCTGACTAACACAGAATTGGGAAAGTGTTGGGAGATGTTAACAATAAAAGGCACTGGCACAAGGGGATCTGGGAGGAAGAGTGG
The genomic region above belongs to Xenopus laevis strain J_2021 chromosome 5L, Xenopus_laevis_v10.1, whole genome shotgun sequence and contains:
- the LOC108716563 gene encoding epoxide hydrolase 1, whose amino-acid sequence is MWSQFLGNVRPAVHEHWPKSALVPAALGVGGAVVCWMLLRSRKKTLEMGDGWWALGAPQQREDTSVRAFTLEVSDTEIQDLYQRLDRTRFISPLEDSQFHYGFNSIHLKRVVSYWRNSFEWHKQVELINKYPHYKTTIEGLEVHFIRVKPAHLPPGQKARPLLMVHGWPGSFYEFYRIIPLLTEPSKYGLNPNLAFEIICPSIPGYGFSEAPHKKGFNGVAAARIFYKLMLRLGFGEFYLQGGDWGSLITTLLAQMKPECVTGLHLNMAFVPKGGFGQTISLLLGRYVPWLVGMTREDVNRLYPYFEKNVYALLRESGYMHIQATKPDSVGSALNDSPAGLAAYILEKFSTWTDPEFRKLEDGGLERKYSLDDLLTNIMIYWLSGSITSSMRFYKENFTRDFLYSPANTMAVRVPTGIASFPCELMHVPRSWAKGKFRNISSYTYMPRGGHFAALEEPELLARDIQHFVFRVEKLGQ